From Streptomyces sp. TLI_235, a single genomic window includes:
- a CDS encoding PucR-like helix-turn-helix protein, whose product MDALTHPGGGRAAPSGRAGHGGRGGSGGSAGTGSRAGTGRRGGRGEPAVRRAPRPVNSVAPRGGPATVQAVALSTAPGPPPPGLSAAKIVAYLHGPEPYLLIPDPTPGTHQALVRWLQGRQAVAGPVVARTDAGASLRWARTLLALTPQWGTAGELLFVEDHLAKVVLFQDPLLAGHLSAKWLGRLSDMTPRQRERMEQTLLAWLEGGGAAEAAQLLRIHPQTVRYRLRKLERIFGGSLRTPQARFEILLALKIHGMAAECARLRHRAEELPARAASEPRRDARSIGS is encoded by the coding sequence GTGGATGCGCTGACCCATCCCGGCGGCGGCCGTGCCGCACCGAGCGGTCGCGCCGGACACGGCGGTCGCGGGGGCAGCGGCGGCAGCGCGGGAACCGGAAGCCGCGCGGGAACCGGACGCCGCGGGGGGCGCGGCGAGCCAGCGGTCCGCCGGGCACCCCGCCCGGTCAACAGCGTCGCTCCCCGGGGCGGCCCGGCGACCGTCCAGGCGGTGGCGCTCTCCACCGCACCGGGCCCGCCCCCGCCGGGGCTCTCCGCCGCGAAGATCGTCGCCTACCTGCACGGACCGGAACCGTACCTGCTGATCCCGGACCCGACACCGGGAACGCACCAGGCGCTCGTCCGCTGGCTCCAGGGCAGGCAGGCGGTGGCCGGCCCCGTGGTGGCGCGCACCGACGCCGGAGCCTCGCTGCGGTGGGCCCGCACCCTGCTGGCGCTCACCCCGCAGTGGGGCACCGCCGGCGAACTCCTCTTCGTCGAGGACCATCTGGCCAAGGTGGTGCTCTTCCAGGACCCGCTGCTGGCCGGCCACCTGTCCGCCAAATGGCTCGGCAGACTGAGCGACATGACGCCACGCCAGCGCGAGCGGATGGAGCAGACCCTGCTCGCCTGGCTGGAGGGCGGCGGTGCGGCCGAGGCGGCCCAACTGCTGCGCATCCACCCGCAGACCGTCCGCTACCGGCTCCGGAAGCTGGAGCGGATCTTCGGCGGCAGCCTGCGCACCCCGCAGGCACGGTTCGAGATCCTGCTGGCACTGAAGATCCACGGCATGGCGGCCGAATGCGCCCGGCTGCGCCACCGGGCGGAGGAACTGCCCGCCCGCGCGGCGTCCGAGCCCCGGCGGGACGCCCGCTCCATCGGTAGCTGA
- a CDS encoding LysR family transcriptional regulator — MRLNLNQLAIFAKVIECGGFSAAGQVLFLSQSSVSKQVQNLEIALRTQLVDRSGPKIRPTLAGEVLLAQSREVLALADQAVEAVHAATLLRQEPLVIGCTSTVGGHFLPSVLRELRRREPTAQFSVAVGTADGLAEALEEGRTGIALSGGPLPPGRYRSERLAEEEMVLVCPADHPLAGRDVAPDDLAGETFLLREAGSQTRRQLADLLHRWELTGARTLDLWGTEGVREAVRIGLGVGLVPRRAVRLELRHGELAELTLHPAPDRRTVLASWTLARPLTAYEQVLLPLLREAARVTAGV; from the coding sequence ATGCGACTGAACCTCAATCAACTGGCGATTTTCGCGAAGGTCATCGAATGCGGAGGGTTCTCGGCCGCGGGCCAAGTCCTGTTCCTGAGCCAGTCGTCGGTGTCGAAACAGGTGCAGAACCTGGAAATAGCCCTGCGGACCCAGTTGGTGGACCGCTCCGGCCCGAAGATCCGGCCCACGCTGGCCGGCGAGGTCCTGCTGGCGCAGAGCAGGGAGGTGCTGGCACTGGCCGACCAGGCCGTGGAGGCCGTGCACGCGGCGACGCTGCTGCGCCAGGAGCCGCTGGTGATCGGCTGCACGAGCACCGTCGGCGGGCACTTCCTGCCGTCCGTCCTGCGGGAGCTGCGGCGCCGGGAGCCCACGGCGCAGTTCAGCGTCGCCGTCGGGACGGCCGACGGGCTCGCCGAGGCGCTGGAGGAGGGCAGGACGGGCATCGCCCTGAGCGGCGGCCCGCTGCCACCGGGCCGGTACCGGTCGGAGCGGCTCGCCGAGGAGGAGATGGTGCTGGTCTGCCCGGCCGACCATCCGCTGGCGGGACGGGACGTGGCTCCCGACGACCTCGCGGGCGAGACCTTCCTGCTGCGCGAGGCCGGCTCGCAGACCCGCCGTCAGCTGGCGGACCTGCTGCACCGCTGGGAGCTGACCGGCGCCCGGACCCTCGACCTGTGGGGCACCGAGGGGGTCAGGGAGGCGGTGCGGATCGGCCTGGGGGTGGGGCTGGTGCCGCGCCGGGCCGTGCGCCTGGAGCTCCGGCACGGCGAGCTGGCCGAGCTGACCCTCCACCCGGCGCCCGATCGCCGCACGGTGCTGGCGAGTTGGACCCTGGCCCGCCCGCTGACGGCCTACGAGCAGGTGCTGCTGCCGCTCCTCCGGGAGGCGGCCCGGGTGACCGCGGGGGTGTGA
- a CDS encoding EmrB/QacA subfamily drug resistance transporter — protein MNLPRTQPGRTPPARRPAAVLTVLAAAQFTVMLATSIVNVALPQIRAGVGLSEGGTTWVVNAYGLAFGALLLAGGRAGDLFGRRRVLIAGLGLFAAGSTAAGLAHAPGVLIAARAVQGLGAAAIAPAALALAMNLFPAGPGRGRALGVWGAVSGAGGAGGVLLGGVLTQAWGWPWIFHCVGFGTVLVLAAAVVLVPPAAGVRAGRFDLLGTATVTLALTCLVWGLTTARDAGWGDVRVLGALGAAAVLLAAFAVIELRRPNALIPPRLLTVGRVAAGNLLMALLGSVWIALFFFLPLYQQQVLGSGPLATGAGQLPLAAANMLGSALAPRVSRRIGAAATVAAALLTEAAGLLWLSRVGADGSYLADVLGPSILVGLGLSIAFVQLTAFAVDGLPPQDAGLAGGLVNTTRQVGGAVGLAALATLAGSVTAHAATHQPHLEALTAGYRAAFTASAAVLAATALLAALLTRRTADRSTPARPAPDPPAPRPRTASRTR, from the coding sequence ATGAACCTCCCACGCACACAGCCGGGGCGGACGCCGCCCGCCCGGCGGCCGGCGGCCGTGCTCACGGTCCTCGCCGCAGCCCAGTTCACCGTCATGCTCGCCACCTCGATCGTGAACGTCGCGCTGCCGCAGATCCGCGCCGGTGTCGGCCTGTCGGAGGGCGGCACCACCTGGGTGGTCAACGCCTATGGTCTGGCGTTCGGAGCGCTGCTCCTGGCGGGCGGACGGGCGGGTGACCTGTTCGGTCGCCGCCGGGTGCTGATCGCCGGCCTCGGGCTGTTCGCGGCCGGCTCGACGGCAGCGGGACTGGCCCACGCGCCGGGGGTGCTGATCGCTGCCCGCGCGGTGCAGGGCCTCGGCGCCGCCGCCATCGCGCCGGCCGCGCTCGCCCTGGCGATGAACCTGTTCCCGGCCGGTCCCGGGCGCGGCCGCGCCCTGGGGGTGTGGGGCGCGGTCTCCGGCGCGGGAGGAGCGGGCGGTGTCCTGCTGGGCGGCGTGCTGACCCAGGCATGGGGCTGGCCTTGGATCTTCCACTGTGTCGGGTTCGGTACGGTGCTGGTCCTGGCCGCCGCCGTGGTGCTCGTCCCACCGGCGGCCGGCGTCAGGGCGGGGCGGTTCGACCTGCTGGGCACTGCCACCGTCACCCTTGCCCTGACCTGCCTGGTCTGGGGGCTGACCACCGCACGCGACGCCGGCTGGGGCGACGTCCGGGTGCTGGGCGCCCTCGGCGCCGCCGCCGTCCTGCTCGCCGCCTTCGCGGTGATCGAGCTCCGCCGGCCGAACGCGCTGATACCGCCGCGGCTGCTCACCGTCGGCCGGGTGGCCGCCGGGAACCTGCTGATGGCCCTGCTGGGGTCGGTGTGGATCGCCCTGTTCTTCTTCCTGCCGCTCTACCAGCAGCAGGTGCTCGGCTCCGGTCCACTGGCCACCGGGGCCGGCCAACTCCCGCTCGCTGCGGCGAACATGCTCGGATCCGCGCTCGCCCCGCGCGTCTCCCGGCGCATCGGCGCCGCCGCGACCGTGGCCGCCGCCCTGCTCACCGAGGCCGCGGGCCTGCTGTGGCTGTCACGGGTCGGCGCCGACGGGAGCTACCTCGCCGACGTCCTGGGTCCGAGCATCCTGGTCGGTCTCGGCCTGAGCATCGCTTTCGTCCAGCTCACCGCGTTCGCCGTGGACGGCCTCCCGCCCCAGGATGCAGGCCTGGCCGGCGGACTGGTCAACACCACCCGCCAGGTCGGCGGTGCGGTCGGCCTCGCCGCCCTGGCGACCCTCGCCGGATCCGTCACCGCCCACGCCGCCACGCACCAGCCCCACCTGGAGGCGCTCACCGCCGGCTACCGGGCCGCGTTCACCGCCTCGGCCGCCGTCCTGGCCGCAACGGCCCTCCTCGCGGCGCTCCTCACCCGCCGCACCGCGGACCGCTCCACACCCGCGCGCCCGGCGCCCGACCCGCCGGCCCCGCGGCCCCGCACGGCCTCGCGGACCCGGTGA
- a CDS encoding RNA polymerase sigma factor (sigma-70 family): MTLRTSTRKSGPSALSAAGPSAASDTGSSAPSAAEPSAPNDTGPSAPSAAEPSAPNDAERGDAELSALSDAELAAALAANPTTTGGSRIREVMAEVFTRHHGAVLAYARRFCRDPQTAQDLAAEAYASTYLSVARGRGPRHAWRPYLKACVRRTAMEWSAQTTDRVLLPEDFHSWAEHLADEAETEGALLAAEEASLVAKAYRSLPERWQVLLWFFVVEGESAAVVAQRMSMTPSGVRSLAARARAGLREAYLRANVDEGTALECGYFTSLLTGAVRRPGRRRGRELARHLDECAGCGRVAEEFRQANRRRVVASPLIPTRPAAVPSC, from the coding sequence GTGACCCTTCGAACCAGCACCCGCAAGAGCGGTCCGAGCGCGCTGAGCGCCGCCGGACCGAGTGCGGCGAGCGACACCGGATCGAGTGCGCCGAGCGCCGCAGAGCCGAGCGCGCCGAACGACACCGGACCGAGTGCGCCGAGCGCCGCAGAGCCGAGCGCGCCGAACGACGCCGAGCGGGGCGACGCAGAGCTGAGCGCGCTGAGCGACGCCGAACTCGCGGCGGCGCTCGCCGCCAACCCGACCACCACCGGCGGCTCCCGGATCCGGGAGGTGATGGCCGAGGTGTTCACCCGCCACCACGGCGCCGTCCTCGCCTACGCCCGCCGCTTCTGCCGCGACCCGCAGACCGCCCAGGACCTCGCCGCCGAGGCCTACGCCAGCACCTACCTCTCCGTCGCCCGCGGACGCGGCCCCCGGCACGCCTGGCGCCCGTACCTGAAGGCCTGCGTCCGCCGCACCGCGATGGAGTGGAGCGCCCAGACCACCGACCGCGTCCTGCTGCCCGAGGACTTCCACAGCTGGGCCGAGCACCTCGCCGACGAGGCGGAGACCGAGGGTGCCCTGCTCGCCGCCGAGGAGGCGTCGCTGGTCGCCAAGGCCTACCGGTCCCTGCCCGAGCGGTGGCAGGTGCTGCTCTGGTTCTTCGTGGTGGAGGGCGAGTCGGCCGCCGTCGTCGCCCAGCGGATGAGCATGACGCCGAGCGGGGTTCGCTCGCTGGCCGCCCGTGCCCGCGCGGGCCTCCGCGAGGCGTACCTGCGGGCGAACGTCGACGAGGGCACTGCCCTGGAGTGCGGCTACTTCACCTCGCTGCTGACCGGCGCCGTGCGGCGGCCCGGCCGACGGCGCGGACGGGAGCTGGCCCGGCACCTGGACGAGTGCGCCGGCTGCGGACGGGTGGCCGAGGAGTTCCGCCAGGCCAACCGCCGCCGCGTCGTGGCCTCGCCGCTGATCCCCACCCGCCCGGCGGCGGTGCCGTCCTGCTGA
- a CDS encoding ferric reductase like protein has product MVRAVLPLFAVGLGLVAVTVNGALQAFLGVAAGVIALVSFSSAVLWGLAATDRLLLHPVHRLVAQTIHRTMGVAGVVFLVLHVWMNLIQDQIGALAAFVPFTDPNKPVVFGLGVLAGYVLLAVALAGAARGLLARTGSARRWRIIHICAYPAWGAALVHGLNAGRLPAPWVSVLYSVAVVGVIAVLGLRMALQDRGAPRRTAAQVRPEPPGRPVVGAGTGRRRQDG; this is encoded by the coding sequence ATGGTGCGGGCCGTCCTCCCGCTGTTCGCGGTGGGCCTGGGCCTGGTGGCCGTGACCGTCAACGGCGCACTGCAGGCGTTCCTCGGTGTGGCGGCCGGGGTGATCGCCCTGGTGTCGTTCTCCTCCGCCGTCCTGTGGGGGCTCGCGGCGACCGACCGGCTGCTGCTGCACCCGGTCCACCGCCTGGTCGCCCAGACGATCCACCGGACGATGGGCGTCGCCGGCGTGGTCTTCCTCGTCCTGCACGTGTGGATGAACCTCATCCAGGACCAGATCGGCGCACTCGCGGCCTTCGTCCCCTTCACCGACCCGAACAAGCCGGTGGTGTTCGGACTGGGCGTGCTGGCCGGATACGTGCTGCTGGCCGTGGCCCTCGCCGGGGCGGCCCGCGGCCTGCTGGCCCGGACGGGCTCGGCACGCCGGTGGCGGATCATCCACATCTGCGCCTACCCGGCCTGGGGCGCCGCACTGGTCCACGGCCTGAACGCGGGCCGGCTGCCCGCCCCCTGGGTGTCCGTCCTCTACAGCGTGGCCGTGGTGGGCGTGATCGCCGTCCTCGGCCTGCGGATGGCCCTCCAGGACCGCGGCGCCCCGCGCCGGACCGCCGCGCAGGTCCGGCCCGAGCCCCCCGGCCGGCCCGTGGTCGGCGCCGGAACCGGACGACGACGGCAGGACGGATGA
- a CDS encoding putative lipoprotein with Yx(FWY)xxD motif gives MKRYGLVAVCLLLAGLVLMAAFGSANSSASPSNGKSDTSQLAGATPAPAGAYGDYGSTGASGSGTAGKPGGQLSVRVDEKLGSVLTDGQGFTLYRFDKDTAKPPASNCSGTCATTWPPVLNDDSTSAGTGVDASKLGEITRADGSRQLTVGGWPAYRYAQDSAPGDTKGEGVGGTWHALAPDGSKAKAGGTGTQTSTAPTAPAPATTMAQPTQQPPAGMQISVFVHPQLGPIMVDAYGRTLYHFGKDTAWPMRSNCEGECLKTWTPAPPVDPKKIKGVDPKLIGKMQRSDGSWQLSINCTPAYLYTGDQGYGDALGNGMGNGAWTAINPQGKAASGK, from the coding sequence ATGAAACGATACGGCCTCGTGGCGGTCTGCCTCCTGCTCGCGGGCCTCGTCCTCATGGCGGCCTTCGGCAGTGCCAACAGCAGTGCGAGCCCGTCCAACGGCAAGTCCGACACCAGCCAGCTGGCCGGGGCGACGCCCGCCCCCGCCGGCGCCTACGGCGACTACGGCTCCACCGGCGCTTCCGGCAGCGGCACCGCCGGCAAGCCCGGCGGACAACTCTCCGTCCGGGTCGACGAGAAGCTCGGCTCCGTCCTGACGGACGGCCAGGGCTTCACCCTCTACCGGTTCGACAAGGACACCGCCAAGCCGCCGGCGTCCAACTGCTCCGGCACCTGCGCCACCACCTGGCCGCCGGTCCTCAACGACGACAGCACCTCCGCGGGCACCGGCGTCGACGCGAGCAAGCTCGGCGAGATCACCCGCGCCGACGGCAGCCGCCAGCTGACGGTCGGCGGATGGCCCGCCTACCGCTACGCACAGGACAGCGCACCCGGCGACACCAAGGGCGAAGGCGTGGGCGGCACCTGGCACGCCCTGGCGCCCGACGGCTCCAAGGCCAAGGCCGGCGGCACCGGCACCCAGACGTCCACCGCCCCGACCGCCCCCGCCCCGGCCACCACCATGGCGCAGCCCACCCAGCAGCCCCCGGCGGGCATGCAGATCTCCGTCTTCGTCCACCCCCAGCTTGGCCCGATCATGGTGGACGCCTACGGCCGCACCCTCTACCACTTCGGCAAGGACACCGCCTGGCCGATGCGCTCCAACTGCGAGGGCGAGTGCCTCAAGACCTGGACGCCCGCGCCCCCCGTGGACCCCAAGAAGATCAAGGGCGTCGACCCGAAGCTGATCGGCAAGATGCAGCGGTCGGACGGCAGCTGGCAGCTGAGCATCAACTGCACCCCGGCCTACCTCTACACCGGTGACCAGGGCTACGGCGACGCCCTCGGCAACGGCATGGGCAACGGGGCGTGGACGGCCATCAACCCGCAGGGCAAGGCGGCGTCCGGCAAGTGA
- a CDS encoding LmbE family N-acetylglucosaminyl deacetylase — translation MADRPLTLMAVHAHPDDEATGTGGVLARYAAEGIRTVLVTCTDGACGDGPGGVKPGDPGHDPAGVAAMRRRELEASCEVLKVDHLELLEYADSGMMGWPANDAPGSFWRTPVEEGAARLAELLRRYEPDVVVTYDENGFYGHPDHIQANRITTAALAMTGMTPKVYWTTAPRSMMQRFGEVMREFGADWEEPDPAEAAAMAEIGLPDEEITTWVDTTEFGGQKFDALAAHASQGENIFFLKMGKERFTELMGVETFVRVQDTTGAAVPENDLFAGLR, via the coding sequence ATGGCTGACCGACCCTTGACGCTGATGGCGGTGCACGCCCACCCCGACGACGAGGCCACCGGAACGGGGGGTGTGCTTGCGCGGTACGCGGCGGAGGGCATCCGCACGGTCCTCGTCACGTGTACCGACGGTGCTTGCGGCGACGGCCCGGGAGGCGTCAAGCCGGGCGACCCCGGGCACGACCCGGCGGGCGTCGCAGCGATGCGTCGCCGGGAACTCGAAGCGAGCTGCGAAGTCCTGAAGGTCGATCATCTCGAACTGCTCGAGTACGCCGACTCCGGGATGATGGGCTGGCCGGCCAACGACGCGCCCGGCTCGTTCTGGCGGACGCCCGTGGAGGAGGGCGCCGCCCGCCTCGCCGAGCTGCTGCGGCGCTACGAGCCCGATGTGGTCGTGACCTACGACGAGAACGGGTTCTACGGCCACCCCGACCACATCCAGGCGAACCGGATCACCACGGCGGCGCTGGCGATGACCGGGATGACCCCGAAGGTGTACTGGACGACGGCGCCGCGTTCGATGATGCAGCGCTTCGGCGAGGTCATGCGCGAGTTCGGCGCGGACTGGGAGGAGCCGGATCCGGCGGAGGCCGCCGCGATGGCCGAGATCGGTCTGCCCGACGAGGAGATCACCACCTGGGTGGACACCACCGAGTTCGGCGGCCAGAAGTTCGACGCCCTGGCCGCGCACGCCAGCCAGGGCGAGAACATCTTCTTCCTGAAGATGGGCAAGGAGAGGTTCACCGAGCTGATGGGCGTGGAGACCTTCGTCCGGGTCCAGGACACCACCGGCGCGGCCGTGCCCGAGAACGACCTCTTCGCCGGGCTACGCTGA
- a CDS encoding putative outer membrane protein, producing MSSSRKKRGLGTAAYGIPKVSRFPRSFATLLLILAMMSTAAALVVPVVRSAGSYRVPRADDAPGTMQTPTGPLTPLDRDFVKRVRLAGLWEIPAGRMALAKGGTPEVKTAGEHLIEGHTDLDRATLEAAATLGLEVPDEPSAQQKAWLKQLDEAQGPEFDRQFANIVRNAHGQVFAVVAQVRASTQNSTVRDLATMANTTVLDHMTVLEDTRLVNYGGLSGFPAGSASPSPAAGATRR from the coding sequence ATGTCATCTTCGAGGAAGAAACGCGGACTCGGAACAGCTGCCTACGGAATTCCGAAGGTGAGCCGATTTCCGCGGTCGTTCGCCACTCTTCTCCTGATTCTGGCCATGATGTCCACCGCAGCGGCCCTGGTCGTCCCCGTCGTGCGCTCGGCGGGCTCGTACCGCGTGCCACGGGCGGACGACGCGCCGGGAACGATGCAGACACCGACCGGCCCGCTGACGCCGCTCGACCGGGACTTCGTCAAACGGGTCCGGCTGGCCGGCCTGTGGGAGATACCCGCAGGACGGATGGCCCTCGCCAAGGGCGGAACGCCCGAGGTCAAGACCGCCGGCGAGCACCTGATCGAGGGGCACACCGACCTCGACCGGGCGACGCTGGAGGCGGCCGCGACGCTCGGACTGGAGGTCCCGGACGAGCCGTCCGCCCAGCAGAAGGCCTGGCTGAAACAGCTGGACGAGGCCCAGGGCCCCGAGTTCGACCGGCAGTTCGCCAACATCGTGCGCAATGCCCACGGCCAGGTATTCGCCGTCGTGGCCCAGGTGCGGGCCAGTACACAGAATTCGACGGTCCGCGATCTCGCAACGATGGCCAACACCACCGTCCTGGACCACATGACGGTCCTGGAGGACACCCGTCTGGTGAATTACGGCGGCCTTTCCGGATTTCCGGCCGGATCGGCCTCGCCGAGTCCGGCGGCCGGGGCGACACGGAGATGA
- a CDS encoding EmrB/QacA subfamily drug resistance transporter — translation MQRKWWTLIAVSVATFMLLLDITVVNVALPSIREDLGASFTDLQWVFDAYALSLAALVLTAGSLADRLGRRRIFAAGLVIFSGASLLCALAPNPVFLNVSRAVQGVGGAAMFAVSLALVAQEFPPGRERGTAMGIYGATIGVAVAVGPLIGGALTDSLGWEWIFYLNVPIGGAALVVTYLRLAESRDPNATRIDWAGVAAFSSGLFLLVLALVRGNAEGWGSALIVALFAGAAVLLAVFVLIERRVPEPMLPLDLFRRHAFTGVQLAAFAVSSSLFALFLYLTLYLQNYLGLSPFAAGVRYLPITVLSFVVAPLAGILLSRVPARLMLCVGLVAVGVGMLLMGDIQPDDTWTGLLPGFLVGGAGVGLINPVIADVAVSVVPKENSGMAAGINDTFRQVGIAVGIAVWGAIFVGRGSQKVRELAAGTPIAEGARPRELIEATSSGSLPQALAALPEPARAAASAAARAGFIDGLNIVLLLGGLVSLAGAALALWLVREDEIDRQEA, via the coding sequence GTGCAACGCAAGTGGTGGACGCTGATCGCCGTCTCGGTCGCGACGTTCATGCTGCTGCTCGACATCACCGTGGTCAATGTCGCCCTGCCGTCCATCCGCGAGGACCTGGGGGCGAGCTTCACCGACCTGCAGTGGGTGTTCGACGCCTACGCCCTCTCGCTGGCCGCATTGGTGCTGACGGCCGGTTCACTGGCCGACCGGCTCGGGCGGCGCCGGATCTTCGCCGCGGGGCTGGTGATCTTCTCGGGTGCCTCGCTGCTCTGCGCGCTGGCACCGAACCCGGTCTTCCTCAACGTCTCCCGCGCGGTGCAGGGAGTCGGCGGCGCGGCGATGTTCGCGGTCTCGCTGGCCCTGGTCGCGCAGGAGTTCCCGCCCGGCCGCGAGCGCGGCACCGCGATGGGCATCTACGGGGCGACGATCGGCGTGGCGGTCGCGGTCGGCCCGCTGATCGGCGGGGCGCTCACGGACTCGCTCGGCTGGGAGTGGATCTTCTACCTCAACGTGCCGATCGGAGGGGCGGCCCTGGTCGTCACCTACCTCAGGCTGGCCGAGAGCCGTGACCCGAACGCCACCCGGATCGACTGGGCCGGGGTCGCGGCCTTCAGCAGCGGCCTGTTCCTGCTCGTCCTGGCGCTGGTGCGGGGCAACGCCGAGGGCTGGGGCAGTGCGCTGATCGTGGCGCTGTTCGCCGGCGCGGCGGTGCTGCTCGCCGTCTTCGTGCTGATCGAACGCCGCGTCCCGGAGCCGATGCTGCCGCTCGACCTGTTCCGCCGGCACGCGTTCACCGGGGTGCAGCTGGCCGCGTTCGCGGTCTCCAGCTCGCTGTTCGCCCTCTTCCTCTATCTGACGCTGTACCTGCAGAACTATCTGGGCCTCTCGCCGTTCGCGGCGGGTGTCCGCTATCTGCCGATCACCGTGCTCAGCTTCGTCGTGGCGCCGCTGGCCGGAATTCTGCTCTCCCGGGTTCCGGCCCGGCTGATGCTCTGCGTCGGCCTCGTCGCGGTCGGCGTGGGCATGCTGCTGATGGGCGACATCCAGCCCGACGACACCTGGACCGGCCTGCTGCCCGGCTTCCTTGTCGGCGGCGCGGGCGTCGGTCTGATCAACCCGGTGATCGCCGATGTCGCGGTGAGCGTGGTGCCCAAGGAGAACAGCGGCATGGCGGCCGGCATCAACGACACCTTCCGGCAGGTCGGCATCGCGGTCGGCATCGCCGTCTGGGGGGCGATCTTCGTCGGCCGGGGCTCCCAGAAGGTCCGCGAGCTGGCGGCGGGCACGCCGATCGCGGAGGGAGCCCGTCCGCGCGAACTGATCGAGGCCACCTCCTCCGGCAGCCTGCCGCAGGCACTCGCCGCCCTCCCCGAGCCGGCCCGGGCGGCAGCGTCGGCCGCCGCCCGGGCCGGCTTCATCGACGGCCTCAACATCGTGCTGCTGCTCGGCGGACTGGTCAGCCTGGCCGGCGCAGCCCTCGCACTCTGGCTGGTCCGGGAGGACGAGATCGACCGTCAGGAGGCCTAG
- a CDS encoding NADH:ubiquinone oxidoreductase subunit F (NADH-binding): MSGAPIAWIGRPVLFAGLEHSERLDHRAHLVVHGGMPAMSAEEVAELSENVNLRGRGGAGFPFARKIRAVVKSAARRRARPVVVVNGTEGEPSCLKDAALLLRTPHLVLDGALLAAEALDAEQVVLGVTRADTEQSLRRALDERRSTRLPVSVARLPERFVSGEGSSLARGITSGIALPRGGGVRTSDSGVGGLPTLLSNAETYAQLAVAARLGALPYREVGTPSEPGTVLLTLAGSQVVETPTGVPLVDLLALFDMDVGQGVLTGGYHGTWLTPEAARTAQVSRQSLQSLGGALGAGAILPLPATTCPLGEALRVARWMADETAGQCGPCYLGLPALVKELEEVVRGGGRAALDRVETRMRAVTKRGACSHPDAASRFVASALEVFDDDLQMHSYQYGCGRPVQDVLPMPVMESAGTIVVDWTLCEAHGLCTSVLPEVISLAADGFPSAAVMPVPPQLLQQAARAVDRCPALALRIQ; the protein is encoded by the coding sequence ATGAGCGGCGCACCCATCGCCTGGATCGGCCGACCGGTGCTGTTCGCAGGCCTGGAACACAGCGAGCGGCTCGATCACCGGGCACACCTGGTCGTCCACGGCGGGATGCCGGCCATGTCCGCCGAGGAGGTCGCCGAACTGTCCGAGAACGTCAACCTGCGCGGCCGCGGCGGGGCCGGCTTCCCGTTCGCCAGGAAGATCCGGGCCGTCGTCAAGTCGGCCGCCCGGCGCCGGGCCCGCCCGGTCGTGGTGGTCAACGGAACGGAAGGAGAACCGAGTTGTCTGAAGGACGCGGCACTGCTGCTGCGCACCCCCCACCTCGTGCTGGACGGCGCCCTGCTGGCCGCCGAGGCACTGGACGCCGAACAGGTGGTGCTGGGCGTCACCCGCGCCGACACCGAGCAGTCCCTGCGCAGGGCACTGGACGAACGGCGGTCCACCCGGCTGCCGGTCTCCGTCGCCCGGCTGCCCGAGCGCTTCGTCTCCGGCGAGGGGAGCTCGCTGGCCCGCGGCATTACCAGCGGGATCGCCCTGCCGCGCGGCGGCGGCGTACGGACCAGCGACAGCGGAGTCGGGGGACTGCCCACCCTGCTGTCCAACGCCGAGACGTACGCGCAACTCGCGGTCGCGGCCCGGCTCGGGGCACTGCCCTACCGCGAGGTCGGAACCCCGTCCGAGCCCGGGACGGTCCTGCTCACCCTGGCCGGCTCCCAAGTCGTGGAGACACCCACCGGTGTCCCGCTCGTCGACCTGCTCGCACTGTTCGACATGGACGTCGGCCAGGGCGTCCTGACCGGCGGCTACCACGGCACCTGGCTGACCCCCGAGGCGGCCCGGACGGCCCAGGTGTCCCGCCAGTCCCTGCAGAGCCTCGGCGGTGCGCTCGGCGCCGGCGCGATCCTGCCGCTGCCGGCCACCACCTGCCCGCTGGGCGAAGCACTCCGGGTCGCCCGCTGGATGGCCGACGAGACCGCCGGCCAGTGCGGACCGTGCTACCTCGGACTGCCCGCCCTGGTCAAGGAACTGGAGGAGGTCGTCCGGGGCGGCGGCCGGGCAGCCCTCGACCGGGTCGAGACCCGGATGCGGGCGGTCACCAAGCGGGGCGCGTGCAGCCACCCCGACGCCGCCTCCCGCTTCGTCGCCTCCGCCCTGGAAGTCTTCGACGACGACCTCCAGATGCACTCCTACCAGTACGGCTGCGGCCGGCCCGTCCAGGACGTGCTCCCGATGCCGGTCATGGAGAGCGCCGGAACCATCGTCGTGGACTGGACCCTCTGCGAGGCCCACGGGCTGTGCACCAGCGTGCTGCCCGAGGTCATCAGCCTGGCGGCGGACGGCTTTCCCTCCGCCGCCGTGATGCCCGTCCCGCCGCAGCTGCTCCAGCAGGCCGCCCGCGCGGTCGACCGGTGCCCCGCACTGGCGCTGCGGATCCAGTGA